From the genome of Arvicola amphibius chromosome 9, mArvAmp1.2, whole genome shotgun sequence, one region includes:
- the Srf gene encoding serum response factor isoform X1, producing the protein MLPSQAGAAAALGRGSALGGSLNRTPTGRPGGGGGSGTRGANGGRVPGNGAGLGPGRLEREAAAAAAPTPAPTAGALYSGSEGDSESGEEEELGAERRGLKRSLSEMELGVVVGGPEAAAAAAGGYGPVSGAVSGAKPGKKTRGRVKIKMEFIDNKLRRYTTFSKRKTGIMKKAYELSTLTGTQVLLLVASETGHVYTFATRKLQPMITSETGKALIQTCLNSPDSPPRSDPTTDQRMSATGFEEPDLTYQVSESDSSGETKDTLKPAFTVTNLPGTTSTIQTAPSTSTTMQVSSGPSFPITNYLAPVSASVSPSAVSSANGTVLKSTGSGPVSSGGLMQLPTSFTLMPGGAVAQQVPVQAIQVHQAPQQASPSRDSSTDLTQTSSSGTVTLPATIMTSSIPTTVGGHMMYPSPHAVMYAPTSGLADGSLTVLNAFSQAPSTMQVSHSQVQEQGGVPQVFLTAPSGTVQIPVSAVQLHQMAVIGQQAGSSSNLTELQVVNLDATHSTKSE; encoded by the exons ATGTTACCGAGCCAAGCTGGGGCCGCGGCGGCTCTGGGCCGGGGCTCGGCCCTGGGGGGCAGCCTGAACCGGACCCCGACGGGGCGGCCGGGCGGCGGAGGCGGCAGTGGGACTCGTGGGGCGAACGGGGGCCGGGTTCCCGGGAACGGCGCGGGGCTCGGCCCGGGCCGTCTGGAGCGGGAGGCTGCAGCGGCAGCGGCGCCCACCCCGGCGCCCACCGCCGGGGCCCTCTACAGCGGCAGCGAGGGCGACTCTGAGTCCGgcgaggaggaggagctgggcgCCGAGCGGCGCGGCCTCAAGCGGAGCCTGAGCGAGATGGAGCTCGGCGTGGTGGTCGGTGGGCCCGAGGCGGCGGCGGCAGCCGCTGGGGGCTACGGGCCGGTGAGCGGTGCGGTGAGCGGGGCCAAGCCGGGGAAGAAGACCCGGGGCCGCGTGAAGATCAAGATGGAGTTCATCGACAACAAGCTGCGGCGCTATACGACCTTCAGCAAGAGGAAGACAGGCATCATGAAGAAG GCCTATGAGCTGTCCACGCTGACAGGGACACAGGTGCTGTTGCTGGTGGCCAGTGAGACAGGCCATGTGTATACCTTTGCCACCCGCAAACTGCAGCCCATGATCACCAGTGAGACCGGCAAGGCACTGATTCAGACCTGCCTCAACTCGCCAGACTCTCCACCCCGCTCAGACCCCACCACAGACCAGAGAATGAGTGCCACTGGCTTTGAAGAGCCGGATCTCACCTACCAGGTGTCGGAATCCGACAGCAGTGGGGAAACCAAG GACACACTGAAGCCAGCATTCACAGTCACCAACCTGCCGGGTACCACCTCCACCATCCAAACAGCACCCAGCACCTCAACCACCATGCAAGTCAGCAGCGGCCCCTCCTTCCCCATCACCAACTACCTGGCACCAGTGTCTGCTAGCGTCAGCCCCAGTGCTGTCAGCAGTGCCAACGGGACTGTGCTCAAGAGTACAGGCAGTGGTCCTGTCTCCTCTGGGGGCCTGATGCAGCTGCCTACCAGCTTCACCCTCATGCCTG GTGGGGCAGTGGCCCAGCAGGTCCCTGTGCAGGCCATTCAGGTGCACCAGGCCCCACAGCAAGCGTCTCCCTCTCGTGACAGCAGCACAGACCTCACGCAGACCTCCTCCAGCGGGACAG tgaCGTTGCCCGCCACCATCATGACGTCGTCTATACCCACAACTGTGGGTGGCCACATGATGTACCCTAGTCCCCATGCAGTGATGTATGCCCCCACCTCGGGCCTGGCTGATGGCAGCCTCACCGTGCTCAATGCCTTCTCCCAGGCACCATCCACCATGCAGGTGTCCCACAGCCAGGTCCAGGAGCAAG GTGGTGTCCCTCAGGTGTTCCTGACAGCACCCTCTGGGACCGTGCAGATCCCTGTTTCTGCAGTTCAGCTTCACCAG ATGGCTGTGATAGGGCAGCAAGCTGGGAGCAGCAGCAACCTCACCGAGCTACAGGTGGTGAACTTGGACGCCACCCACAGCACCAAGAGTGAATGA
- the Srf gene encoding serum response factor isoform X2 yields the protein MLPSQAGAAAALGRGSALGGSLNRTPTGRPGGGGGSGTRGANGGRVPGNGAGLGPGRLEREAAAAAAPTPAPTAGALYSGSEGDSESGEEEELGAERRGLKRSLSEMELGVVVGGPEAAAAAAGGYGPVSGAVSGAKPGKKTRGRVKIKMEFIDNKLRRYTTFSKRKTGIMKKAYELSTLTGTQVLLLVASETGHVYTFATRKLQPMITSETGKALIQTCLNSPDSPPRSDPTTDQRMSATGFEEPDLTYQVSESDSSGETKDTLKPAFTVTNLPGTTSTIQTAPSTSTTMQVSSGPSFPITNYLAPVSASVSPSAVSSANGTVLKSTGSGPVSSGGLMQLPTSFTLMPGGAVAQQVPVQAIQVHQAPQQASPSRDSSTDLTQTSSSGTGGVPQVFLTAPSGTVQIPVSAVQLHQMAVIGQQAGSSSNLTELQVVNLDATHSTKSE from the exons ATGTTACCGAGCCAAGCTGGGGCCGCGGCGGCTCTGGGCCGGGGCTCGGCCCTGGGGGGCAGCCTGAACCGGACCCCGACGGGGCGGCCGGGCGGCGGAGGCGGCAGTGGGACTCGTGGGGCGAACGGGGGCCGGGTTCCCGGGAACGGCGCGGGGCTCGGCCCGGGCCGTCTGGAGCGGGAGGCTGCAGCGGCAGCGGCGCCCACCCCGGCGCCCACCGCCGGGGCCCTCTACAGCGGCAGCGAGGGCGACTCTGAGTCCGgcgaggaggaggagctgggcgCCGAGCGGCGCGGCCTCAAGCGGAGCCTGAGCGAGATGGAGCTCGGCGTGGTGGTCGGTGGGCCCGAGGCGGCGGCGGCAGCCGCTGGGGGCTACGGGCCGGTGAGCGGTGCGGTGAGCGGGGCCAAGCCGGGGAAGAAGACCCGGGGCCGCGTGAAGATCAAGATGGAGTTCATCGACAACAAGCTGCGGCGCTATACGACCTTCAGCAAGAGGAAGACAGGCATCATGAAGAAG GCCTATGAGCTGTCCACGCTGACAGGGACACAGGTGCTGTTGCTGGTGGCCAGTGAGACAGGCCATGTGTATACCTTTGCCACCCGCAAACTGCAGCCCATGATCACCAGTGAGACCGGCAAGGCACTGATTCAGACCTGCCTCAACTCGCCAGACTCTCCACCCCGCTCAGACCCCACCACAGACCAGAGAATGAGTGCCACTGGCTTTGAAGAGCCGGATCTCACCTACCAGGTGTCGGAATCCGACAGCAGTGGGGAAACCAAG GACACACTGAAGCCAGCATTCACAGTCACCAACCTGCCGGGTACCACCTCCACCATCCAAACAGCACCCAGCACCTCAACCACCATGCAAGTCAGCAGCGGCCCCTCCTTCCCCATCACCAACTACCTGGCACCAGTGTCTGCTAGCGTCAGCCCCAGTGCTGTCAGCAGTGCCAACGGGACTGTGCTCAAGAGTACAGGCAGTGGTCCTGTCTCCTCTGGGGGCCTGATGCAGCTGCCTACCAGCTTCACCCTCATGCCTG GTGGGGCAGTGGCCCAGCAGGTCCCTGTGCAGGCCATTCAGGTGCACCAGGCCCCACAGCAAGCGTCTCCCTCTCGTGACAGCAGCACAGACCTCACGCAGACCTCCTCCAGCGGGACAG GTGGTGTCCCTCAGGTGTTCCTGACAGCACCCTCTGGGACCGTGCAGATCCCTGTTTCTGCAGTTCAGCTTCACCAG ATGGCTGTGATAGGGCAGCAAGCTGGGAGCAGCAGCAACCTCACCGAGCTACAGGTGGTGAACTTGGACGCCACCCACAGCACCAAGAGTGAATGA